One segment of Streptomyces sp. TG1A-8 DNA contains the following:
- a CDS encoding anti-sigma factor RsbA family regulatory protein, whose protein sequence is MTMHAQTSSEHGRDAAFHHPALFYTSQEEYLSGVGEFVRDGIARGRPVLVAVPGPRLRLLRDALGTGHGDVTWIDMRQAGRNPGRILSMLQEFADRHADRCPSIVGEPIWVGRTPAEAREATCHEALINLAFARRRAGILCPYDSALPGDVLAQAHRTHPVVGGPGGYRPSTEHVDPQEVCRDCDTPLPEPEDPVVVPFGESDLGRVRDIADDWAAAAGLVPRRRADWLLAVSEATTNSVRHGGGRGTLRLWRTAGALVAEARDRGRMTDPLTGRRRPDPLSASGGRGVWMMHQLCDLVEIRTLSSGLVVRLHLALG, encoded by the coding sequence ATGACGATGCACGCCCAGACCTCGTCCGAGCACGGTCGGGACGCGGCCTTCCACCACCCCGCCCTCTTCTACACCTCGCAGGAGGAATACCTGAGCGGCGTCGGGGAGTTCGTCCGTGACGGCATCGCCCGCGGCCGTCCCGTGCTGGTCGCCGTGCCCGGCCCGCGCCTGCGCCTCCTGCGCGACGCCCTCGGCACCGGCCACGGGGACGTGACGTGGATCGACATGCGCCAGGCCGGACGCAACCCCGGACGGATCCTGTCGATGCTCCAGGAGTTCGCCGACCGGCACGCCGACCGGTGCCCGTCCATCGTGGGCGAGCCGATCTGGGTGGGCCGCACCCCCGCCGAGGCACGGGAGGCCACCTGCCACGAGGCGCTGATCAACCTCGCCTTCGCCCGCCGCCGGGCCGGCATCCTGTGCCCGTACGACAGCGCGCTGCCCGGGGACGTGCTGGCCCAGGCCCACCGGACGCATCCCGTCGTCGGCGGCCCCGGCGGCTACCGGCCCAGCACGGAGCACGTGGATCCGCAGGAGGTCTGCCGCGACTGCGACACACCGCTGCCCGAGCCCGAGGACCCGGTCGTCGTCCCCTTCGGCGAGAGTGACCTCGGACGCGTCCGGGACATCGCCGACGACTGGGCCGCGGCGGCGGGCCTGGTACCGCGGCGGCGCGCCGACTGGCTGCTCGCCGTCAGCGAGGCCACCACCAACTCGGTGCGCCACGGCGGCGGACGGGGCACCCTGCGGCTGTGGCGCACCGCCGGCGCCCTCGTCGCCGAGGCGCGGGACCGCGGCCGGATGACCGACCCGCTGACCGGCCGTCGCCGTCCCGATCCGCTCTCCGCGTCCGGCGGCCGGGGCGTGTGGATGATGCACCAGCTCTGCGACCTGGTGGAGATCCGCACGCTGTCCTCCGGCCTGGTCGTGCGCCTGCACCTGGCCCTGGGCTGA
- a CDS encoding glutathione S-transferase C-terminal domain-containing protein has product MPATTPLAPVPSAHRPAPAFRGRIGRDARSGHYAVPHRYRLHLSTACPDGLRLAVGHSLLGLGTSCPVTPLPAVPDLPDGGYSTLRPLYEASAHHHTGPALGPVLSDDWSGRIVSTHTPDILRDLDRFPRDGGARLHPRAHTSTVEAVERLCAEGIEEAAQRAGRAGADPAERDAALDVLLDTLGRLERSLTGEEYLIAGRLTAADIELWVSLVQLDTVHRHHLDAAAVQRIAGHPALWTYARRLAAHPAFGTHLDLDGIARRHRGRCQGLEAAGAAVQILDWAHHSEHAPDPSRR; this is encoded by the coding sequence ATGCCCGCCACCACCCCGCTCGCCCCCGTCCCGTCCGCCCACCGCCCCGCCCCCGCCTTCCGCGGCCGGATCGGCCGGGACGCGCGCAGCGGCCACTACGCCGTGCCCCACCGCTACCGGCTGCACCTGTCGACCGCCTGTCCCGACGGACTGCGCCTCGCCGTCGGCCACAGCCTCCTGGGCCTCGGCACCAGCTGTCCGGTCACTCCCCTGCCCGCCGTCCCAGACCTCCCCGACGGCGGGTACTCGACGCTGCGCCCGCTCTACGAGGCGAGCGCCCACCACCACACCGGCCCGGCCCTCGGCCCGGTGCTCAGTGACGACTGGTCCGGGCGCATCGTCAGCACCCACACCCCCGACATCCTGCGCGACCTGGACCGCTTCCCCCGGGACGGCGGAGCCCGCCTCCACCCCCGCGCTCACACGTCCACCGTCGAGGCCGTCGAACGGTTGTGCGCCGAGGGCATCGAGGAGGCCGCGCAGCGCGCGGGCCGGGCCGGCGCCGACCCGGCCGAGCGGGACGCCGCCCTCGACGTGCTGCTCGACACCCTCGGCCGGCTGGAGCGGTCGCTGACCGGGGAGGAGTACCTGATCGCCGGCCGACTCACCGCCGCCGACATCGAACTGTGGGTCTCCCTGGTGCAGCTGGACACCGTGCACCGCCACCACCTCGACGCCGCAGCCGTGCAGCGCATCGCCGGCCACCCGGCACTGTGGACCTACGCCCGCCGCCTGGCCGCCCATCCCGCCTTCGGCACCCACCTCGACCTCGACGGCATCGCCCGCCGCCACCGCGGCCGCTGCCAGGGTCTCGAGGCCGCCGGCGCCGCCGTCCAGATCCTGGACTGGGCACACCACAGCGAGCACGCCCCGGACCCTTCCCGCAGGTGA
- a CDS encoding amino acid ABC transporter ATP-binding protein, producing MSAGTTGAPVAVPAAVEVHGVHKWYGAHRVLDGVDLTVRPGEVTVILGPSGSGKSTLLRVINHLEKPEIGHVSVNGELIGVRRQGERLKELSERAILAQRSRIGFVFQNFNLFPHLTVLDNVAAAPVATGELTKPEARELAGELLGRVGLADRTASYPRQLSGGQQQRVAIARALALRPGVILFDEPTSALDPELVGEVLTVIKDLATSGTTLVVVTHEIGFAREVADRVVFIDGGRIVEQGPPSEVLDHPKHERTRDFLSRVL from the coding sequence ATGAGCGCCGGGACCACCGGGGCCCCGGTGGCCGTGCCCGCCGCCGTCGAGGTCCACGGCGTGCACAAGTGGTACGGCGCCCACCGGGTGCTGGACGGCGTCGACCTGACCGTACGGCCGGGCGAGGTCACCGTGATCCTCGGCCCGTCCGGCTCCGGCAAGTCCACGCTGCTGCGGGTCATCAACCACCTGGAGAAGCCCGAGATCGGCCACGTCAGCGTCAACGGCGAGCTGATCGGCGTGAGGCGCCAGGGGGAGCGGCTGAAGGAACTGAGCGAGCGGGCCATCCTCGCCCAGCGCAGCCGCATCGGCTTCGTCTTCCAGAACTTCAACCTCTTCCCGCACCTGACCGTGCTGGACAACGTGGCCGCCGCCCCGGTCGCCACCGGCGAACTCACCAAGCCCGAGGCACGGGAGCTCGCCGGCGAACTCCTCGGCCGGGTCGGTCTCGCCGACAGGACCGCTTCCTATCCGCGGCAGTTGTCCGGCGGCCAGCAGCAGCGCGTCGCCATCGCCCGGGCCCTCGCCCTGCGCCCCGGTGTGATCCTCTTCGACGAGCCCACCTCCGCCCTCGACCCGGAACTCGTCGGCGAAGTCCTCACCGTCATCAAAGACTTGGCGACCAGCGGTACCACCTTGGTCGTCGTCACCCACGAGATCGGCTTCGCCCGCGAGGTCGCCGACCGGGTCGTGTTCATCGACGGCGGCCGGATCGTCGAGCAGGGCCCGCCGTCCGAGGTCCTCGACCACCCGAAACACGAGCGGACCAGGGACTTCCTCAGCAGAGTCCTCTGA
- a CDS encoding alpha/beta fold hydrolase → MDVLRRNNVSVIGPADRPAVVLAHGFGCDQNMWRLIVPALAERYRLVLFDYVGSGGSDLSAWSEERYSSLNGYAQDVTEVCEALGLERAVFVGHSVSAMVGVLAAQAAPERIGALVMVAPSPCYIDDEGYRGGFTAEDVDELLASLESNYLGWSSAMAPVIMGNPDRPELGRELTNSFCATDPDIARVFARTTFLSDSRDDLKRVEAPTLVLECVQDVIAPREVGAYVHAAIPSSRLVTLDATGHCPQLSAPEATARAILDFLASLA, encoded by the coding sequence ATGGACGTCCTCCGCAGGAACAACGTGTCGGTCATCGGCCCCGCTGACCGTCCGGCAGTGGTGCTGGCCCATGGTTTCGGGTGCGACCAGAACATGTGGCGCCTGATCGTGCCCGCACTGGCCGAGCGGTACCGGCTGGTGCTGTTCGACTACGTCGGTTCCGGTGGTTCGGACCTGTCGGCGTGGAGCGAGGAGCGGTACTCCTCGCTGAACGGCTACGCCCAGGACGTCACCGAGGTCTGCGAGGCGCTGGGGCTGGAGCGGGCGGTGTTCGTGGGGCACTCGGTCAGCGCCATGGTCGGTGTCCTGGCGGCGCAGGCCGCGCCGGAGCGGATCGGGGCACTGGTGATGGTGGCCCCCTCGCCCTGCTACATAGACGACGAGGGCTACCGCGGCGGTTTCACCGCGGAGGACGTCGACGAACTGCTGGCCTCCCTGGAGTCGAACTACCTGGGCTGGTCCTCCGCCATGGCCCCGGTGATCATGGGCAACCCGGACCGGCCGGAGCTGGGGCGGGAGCTGACCAACAGCTTCTGCGCGACCGACCCCGACATCGCCCGCGTCTTCGCCCGCACCACCTTCCTGTCCGACAGCCGGGACGATCTGAAGCGTGTCGAGGCGCCCACCCTGGTGCTGGAGTGCGTCCAGGACGTCATCGCACCGCGCGAGGTCGGCGCCTACGTGCACGCCGCGATCCCGTCCTCCCGCCTGGTCACCCTCGATGCCACGGGGCACTGCCCGCAGCTGAGCGCCCCGGAGGCCACCGCCCGTGCGATCCTGGACTTCCTGGCGAGCCTCGCATGA
- a CDS encoding SpoIIE family protein phosphatase has translation MARAEDAGQEPRTAAGAEVFAADREVGGDLAAVDWARTPLGPPEDWSQSLRTSVSILLSSRFPMWMAWGPELTFFCNAAYRRDTLGRKYPWALGRPAREVWSEIWADIGPRIDTVLTSGEATWDEALLLFVERSGYTEESYHTFSYSPLRDDDGTVVGMLCVVSEDTVRVIGERRMATLRDLGSDPSVIRTEQEVLDFAGRQLGRNPQDLPFTLTYLFRDDRTARLAATTGLPDGHPAAPATLATDDPDAVWPVADLARGDSALVALEGPAFAGLPSGAWDQPPTHALAVPLLRQGSAPYGFLVTALNRYRVLDDGYRGFVELTAGHLASGIGSARSYESQQQRAEELAELDRAKTTFFSNISHEFRTPLTLIAGPVQELRNRLGDDARAQQELDVIHRNGLRLGKLVNTLLDFSRIEAGRMQATFAPVDLAAVTAELASVFRSAVDRAGLALHVDCPPLGRPVHVDRDMWEKVVLNLLSNALKFTFDGSITVSVRQEDDQAVVTVADTGIGVPAAEMPRLFERFHRIENARSRSNEGSGIGLALVRELVGLHHGTINAASTEGEGTRFTVRLPFGSAHLPAGAVAPAADGRAVPSSAAAPYVQEALRWLPPDTPAGAGGPPEPQADAGAPGSPLGPGSPARVLVADDNADMREYLARILADVGYRVDAVGDGREALDAVRRKAPDLVVSDVMMPRLDGLQLVRALRADPRTASVPVLLLSARAGQEASIEGLQAGADDYLVKPFAAAELLARVRANVELARLRSHHARWRTALVDSLQEAFFVCDEDGAVVEINAAFTGILGYGPEDLPYRPVHPWWPDAETDPDAHRQVDETFHRLMRDSRGSCTIPVRHRDGHRLWVTATFAHAQDPDTGRRVTVGTFRDVTAEHYAVQRESALASLSTCLSRATSMPEALSGALHRLKDLWRAKCVLAAVFTGGAEPVLTATDDSSWGELPAERRQALTDLRRHPLLTPVPDRTGAGIVIEHPAGPMVLWIDLGHRRPFSEEDQLLLSLLAGHLAQGLTRAHQIDEQRETAIALQRAILGPSSLPDGFAVRYEPATQPLEVGGDWYDTISLPDERIGIVVGDCVGRGLAAASVMGQLRSACRALLLQDAGPAQVLTALDHFAATVPGAMCTTVFCGVLDPGTGRLTYSSAGHPPGILAHSDGTVRLLEEGRSIPLAVRPGRERPEAECVVPARATLLLYTDGLVERRRRPLSAGIGQAGEAVQEGRGLPVDELATEIMTRLAPADGYDDDVALLLYRHPAPLEVTFPAESSQLAPVRKALRSWLAQCEVPPHTVQNIMVAAGEACANAIEHGHRDAPGDIVRLRAEAFVHGLRLTVTDTGRWKTPQPELNAHRGRGITLMRSLMQQVTITPGTAGTTVDMHTRIA, from the coding sequence GTGGCGCGTGCGGAGGACGCCGGGCAGGAGCCGCGGACGGCAGCCGGGGCGGAGGTGTTCGCCGCCGACCGGGAGGTCGGCGGCGACCTGGCCGCGGTGGACTGGGCGCGCACGCCGCTGGGCCCACCGGAGGACTGGTCGCAGAGCCTGCGCACCTCGGTGAGCATCCTGCTGTCCTCCCGGTTCCCCATGTGGATGGCGTGGGGACCGGAGCTGACGTTCTTCTGCAACGCCGCCTACCGCCGGGACACCCTGGGCCGCAAGTACCCCTGGGCCCTGGGACGGCCGGCGCGCGAGGTGTGGTCGGAGATCTGGGCCGACATCGGCCCCCGTATCGACACCGTGCTCACCAGCGGGGAGGCGACCTGGGACGAGGCGCTGCTGCTGTTCGTCGAACGCTCCGGGTACACCGAGGAGAGCTACCACACCTTCTCCTACAGCCCGCTGCGCGACGACGACGGAACCGTGGTCGGCATGCTGTGCGTCGTCAGCGAGGACACCGTGCGGGTCATCGGCGAGCGCCGGATGGCGACCCTGCGCGACCTGGGCTCCGACCCCAGTGTGATCCGCACCGAACAGGAGGTGCTGGACTTCGCCGGCCGGCAGCTGGGCCGCAATCCGCAGGACCTCCCCTTCACGCTGACCTACCTCTTCCGGGACGACCGCACGGCCCGGCTCGCGGCCACCACGGGACTTCCCGACGGCCATCCGGCCGCACCGGCCACCCTCGCGACCGACGACCCGGACGCCGTCTGGCCGGTGGCGGACCTGGCCCGCGGCGACTCCGCGCTGGTCGCCCTGGAGGGTCCCGCCTTCGCCGGGCTGCCGTCCGGGGCCTGGGACCAGCCGCCGACGCACGCCCTGGCCGTGCCCCTGCTGCGGCAGGGCAGCGCCCCGTACGGCTTCCTGGTGACGGCGCTGAACCGGTACCGCGTGCTGGACGACGGCTACCGCGGTTTCGTCGAGCTGACCGCCGGACACCTCGCCTCCGGCATCGGCAGCGCCCGCAGCTACGAGAGCCAGCAGCAGCGGGCGGAGGAGCTGGCCGAACTGGACCGGGCCAAGACCACCTTCTTCTCCAACATCAGCCACGAGTTCCGCACCCCCCTGACGCTGATCGCGGGACCGGTGCAGGAACTGCGGAACCGGCTGGGCGACGACGCGCGGGCCCAGCAGGAGCTGGACGTCATCCACCGCAACGGCCTGCGCCTGGGCAAGCTGGTCAACACCCTGCTGGACTTCTCCCGCATCGAGGCGGGCCGCATGCAGGCCACCTTCGCGCCCGTGGACCTGGCCGCGGTGACCGCCGAGCTGGCCAGCGTCTTCCGCTCGGCCGTCGACAGGGCGGGCCTCGCCCTCCACGTCGACTGCCCCCCGCTCGGCCGGCCGGTCCACGTCGACCGCGACATGTGGGAGAAGGTCGTCCTCAACCTGCTCAGCAACGCGCTGAAGTTCACCTTCGACGGCTCCATCACCGTCTCCGTGCGCCAGGAGGACGACCAGGCGGTGGTGACCGTCGCCGACACCGGCATCGGCGTGCCGGCCGCGGAGATGCCCCGGCTGTTCGAACGGTTCCACCGCATCGAGAACGCCCGCTCCCGCTCCAACGAGGGCAGCGGCATCGGACTGGCCCTGGTGCGGGAGCTCGTGGGGCTGCACCACGGCACCATCAACGCCGCCAGCACCGAGGGCGAGGGCACCCGCTTCACCGTCCGCCTGCCCTTCGGCAGCGCCCACCTGCCGGCCGGAGCGGTCGCGCCGGCGGCCGACGGCCGGGCGGTCCCCTCCTCCGCCGCCGCCCCCTACGTGCAGGAGGCCCTGCGGTGGCTGCCCCCCGACACCCCCGCCGGGGCCGGGGGACCGCCGGAACCGCAGGCGGACGCCGGCGCGCCCGGCTCCCCCCTCGGGCCCGGCTCCCCGGCACGCGTCCTCGTCGCCGACGACAACGCCGACATGCGCGAGTACCTGGCCCGCATACTCGCCGACGTCGGCTACCGGGTCGACGCCGTCGGCGACGGGCGGGAAGCGCTGGACGCCGTCCGCCGCAAGGCGCCCGACCTGGTGGTCAGCGACGTGATGATGCCCCGCCTGGACGGCCTGCAGCTGGTCCGGGCGCTGCGCGCCGATCCCCGCACGGCGTCGGTCCCGGTGCTGCTGCTGTCCGCCCGTGCGGGGCAGGAGGCCTCCATCGAGGGCCTGCAGGCGGGCGCCGACGACTACCTCGTCAAACCGTTCGCCGCGGCCGAACTCCTCGCCCGCGTCCGGGCCAACGTGGAGCTGGCCCGGCTGCGCAGCCACCACGCCCGCTGGCGCACCGCCCTCGTGGACTCCCTGCAGGAGGCGTTCTTCGTCTGCGACGAGGACGGCGCCGTGGTGGAGATCAACGCCGCCTTCACCGGCATCCTCGGTTACGGCCCCGAGGACCTGCCCTACCGGCCCGTCCACCCGTGGTGGCCCGACGCCGAGACGGACCCGGACGCCCACCGGCAGGTCGACGAGACGTTCCACCGGCTGATGCGGGACTCCCGGGGCTCCTGCACGATCCCCGTCCGGCACCGCGACGGGCACCGGTTGTGGGTCACCGCCACGTTCGCCCATGCCCAGGACCCCGACACCGGGCGCCGCGTCACCGTCGGCACCTTCCGGGACGTCACCGCCGAGCACTACGCCGTCCAGCGCGAGAGCGCGCTGGCGTCCCTGAGCACCTGCCTGTCCCGGGCCACCAGCATGCCCGAGGCGCTGTCCGGCGCGCTGCACCGGCTCAAGGACCTGTGGCGGGCGAAGTGCGTCCTGGCCGCCGTCTTCACGGGCGGTGCCGAACCGGTCCTGACCGCCACCGACGACTCCTCCTGGGGCGAGCTGCCCGCCGAGCGCCGGCAGGCGCTCACCGACCTGCGCCGGCACCCCCTGCTCACTCCGGTCCCCGACCGGACCGGCGCCGGGATCGTCATCGAGCACCCCGCCGGTCCCATGGTGCTGTGGATCGACCTGGGTCACCGGCGCCCGTTCTCCGAAGAGGACCAGCTGCTGCTGTCCCTGCTGGCCGGACACCTCGCCCAGGGCCTGACCCGGGCGCACCAGATCGACGAGCAGCGGGAGACCGCGATCGCGTTGCAGCGCGCGATCCTCGGCCCCTCCAGCCTGCCGGACGGGTTCGCCGTCCGCTACGAGCCCGCCACCCAGCCCCTGGAGGTCGGCGGCGACTGGTACGACACCATCAGCCTGCCCGACGAACGGATCGGCATCGTCGTCGGCGACTGCGTGGGACGCGGTCTGGCGGCCGCCTCGGTCATGGGGCAGCTGCGCAGCGCCTGCCGCGCCCTGCTGCTGCAGGACGCCGGCCCCGCGCAGGTGCTCACGGCCCTGGACCACTTCGCCGCCACCGTTCCCGGCGCGATGTGCACCACGGTCTTCTGCGGCGTCCTGGATCCCGGCACCGGCCGTCTGACCTACTCCAGCGCCGGTCACCCGCCGGGCATCCTCGCCCACTCCGACGGGACCGTCCGCCTGCTGGAGGAGGGACGCTCCATCCCGCTCGCGGTCCGCCCCGGCCGGGAGCGCCCCGAGGCCGAGTGCGTGGTGCCCGCACGCGCCACCCTGCTGCTGTACACCGACGGCCTCGTGGAACGCCGGCGCCGCCCGTTGAGCGCGGGCATCGGCCAGGCCGGCGAAGCCGTGCAGGAGGGCCGCGGCCTGCCCGTGGACGAGCTGGCCACCGAGATCATGACCCGTCTGGCCCCCGCCGACGGTTACGACGACGACGTGGCCCTCCTGCTGTACCGCCACCCGGCGCCGCTGGAGGTGACGTTCCCCGCCGAGTCCTCCCAGCTGGCCCCGGTCCGCAAGGCGCTGCGCAGCTGGCTGGCCCAGTGCGAGGTCCCGCCCCACACCGTGCAGAACATCATGGTCGCCGCCGGGGAGGCCTGTGCCAACGCCATCGAGCACGGCCACCGCGACGCCCCCGGCGACATCGTCCGCCTGCGTGCGGAGGCCTTCGTCCACGGCCTGCGCCTCACCGTCACGGACACGGGCCGGTGGAAGACCCCCCAGCCCGAGCTCAACGCCCACCGCGGCCGCGGCATCACCCTGATGCGGTCCCTGATGCAGCAGGTCACCATCACCCCCGGCACCGCCGGCACCACCGTCGACATGCACACGAGGATCGCCTGA
- a CDS encoding amino acid ABC transporter permease, producing MSESPGIAVSSGPAPPAEAIPRPDTPAEPKPLAAQRVLPLRRPGRWIGTAVVLVLVAQIIHGLGTNPFYQWDRFRYWFLRPTILDGLVITLEVAALSAVLGLLGGILLALGRLSGAPVLRAVSWVYIWLFRSVPLIVVLIFLYNFSALYKTLSLGVPFGPAFFTFDESKLATDTAVAVVGLSLNEAAYAAEVVRGGILSVDQGQHEAAAALGLPKGYQFTRIVFPQALRSIVPNYVNQLIGLIKGTSLVFYVSLLDLFGSVQTMGSTYPGDIVPLLLVATVWYLILTSAVSAVQFYVERYFARGATRTLPPTPLQKLRTGLGELRERARREAAV from the coding sequence ATGAGTGAATCTCCGGGCATCGCTGTGTCCTCCGGACCAGCGCCTCCCGCCGAGGCGATCCCCCGCCCCGACACCCCCGCCGAGCCGAAACCCCTCGCGGCGCAGCGGGTCCTTCCGCTCCGGCGTCCCGGCCGCTGGATCGGGACCGCGGTCGTGCTGGTCCTGGTCGCCCAGATCATCCACGGCCTGGGCACCAACCCCTTCTACCAGTGGGACCGCTTCCGCTACTGGTTCCTGCGCCCCACGATCCTCGACGGACTCGTCATCACCCTCGAAGTGGCCGCGCTCAGCGCGGTGTTGGGGCTGCTCGGCGGCATCCTGCTCGCACTCGGGCGGCTCTCCGGTGCTCCGGTGCTGCGGGCCGTGAGCTGGGTGTACATCTGGTTGTTCCGGTCGGTGCCGCTGATCGTCGTCCTGATCTTCCTCTACAACTTCTCCGCCCTGTACAAGACGTTGAGCCTGGGCGTGCCCTTCGGGCCCGCCTTCTTCACCTTCGACGAGTCGAAGCTCGCCACCGACACGGCGGTCGCGGTCGTCGGCCTCAGCCTGAACGAGGCGGCGTACGCGGCCGAAGTGGTCCGCGGCGGCATCCTCTCCGTCGACCAGGGCCAGCACGAGGCGGCCGCCGCGCTCGGCCTGCCCAAGGGCTACCAGTTCACCCGGATCGTCTTCCCCCAGGCCCTCAGGTCCATCGTCCCGAACTACGTCAACCAGCTGATCGGCCTGATCAAGGGCACGTCGCTGGTGTTCTACGTGTCGCTGCTCGACCTGTTCGGCTCGGTGCAGACGATGGGCAGCACCTATCCCGGCGACATCGTGCCGCTGCTGCTGGTCGCCACCGTCTGGTACCTGATCCTCACCAGCGCCGTGTCCGCCGTCCAGTTCTACGTCGAGCGGTACTTCGCCCGGGGCGCCACCCGCACCCTGCCGCCGACCCCGCTGCAGAAACTGCGCACCGGTCTCGGGGAGCTGCGGGAGCGTGCGCGCAGGGAGGCCGCCGTATGA
- a CDS encoding STAS domain-containing protein, whose translation MATPLTLTPGRSPDGTRRLTVVGEIDMSNVSVLADALEATAGPLVVDLTAVDYLDSAGLSVLFTHADRLQLIATPLLGPVLTVSGLADLATVHGLDDGL comes from the coding sequence ATGGCCACCCCGCTCACCCTCACCCCCGGCCGGAGCCCGGACGGCACCCGCCGGCTCACCGTCGTCGGCGAGATCGACATGAGCAACGTCTCCGTCCTCGCCGACGCGCTGGAGGCCACGGCCGGACCGCTCGTGGTGGACCTGACCGCCGTCGACTACCTCGACAGCGCCGGTCTGAGCGTGCTGTTCACCCACGCGGACCGGCTCCAGCTGATCGCCACCCCCCTGCTGGGTCCGGTGCTGACCGTGTCCGGGCTCGCCGACCTGGCGACGGTGCACGGCCTGGACGACGGCCTTTGA
- a CDS encoding MEDS domain-containing protein, giving the protein MGRHVGVVYSTDAEWSGRLVSFVRTGLDRGEQVRYFADATDPGRVMRTLTDHGVDAARAARCGRLVVTTAAQTYLAGAVFDPDAMIALWHEAVAAAAEQGHRGLRAIGEMSWGGRDLAGAERLLEYELRIHREVFVRLPLTAWCFYDRRLLAGDALEVLAGAHPTRRGPAGGAPGLSVTPLADRPGFRLSGSAGYENRHVTAALAAALDAAPAEHVTLDLSGLRHIDVAALAGLARAAARRPAGLPVRLLGAPPTARRMLELFPELGRILKVDQA; this is encoded by the coding sequence GTGGGCAGGCACGTCGGTGTGGTGTACTCCACCGACGCCGAATGGTCCGGCCGCCTCGTCTCCTTCGTCCGGACCGGGCTGGACCGGGGCGAACAGGTCCGGTACTTCGCCGACGCCACCGATCCCGGCCGGGTGATGCGCACGCTCACCGACCACGGCGTCGACGCCGCCCGCGCCGCTCGGTGCGGCCGGCTGGTGGTGACGACCGCCGCGCAGACCTACCTGGCCGGTGCCGTGTTCGACCCGGACGCGATGATCGCTCTGTGGCACGAGGCCGTCGCGGCGGCCGCGGAGCAGGGGCACCGGGGACTGCGGGCGATCGGCGAGATGTCCTGGGGCGGTCGCGACCTGGCCGGCGCCGAGCGCCTCCTGGAGTACGAGCTGCGCATCCACCGCGAGGTCTTCGTCCGGCTGCCCCTGACGGCGTGGTGCTTCTACGACCGGCGTCTGCTGGCCGGCGACGCCCTGGAGGTACTGGCGGGAGCCCATCCGACGCGCCGGGGTCCGGCCGGCGGCGCGCCGGGCCTGTCCGTCACCCCCCTGGCCGACCGGCCGGGCTTCCGGCTGTCGGGATCGGCGGGGTACGAGAACCGGCACGTCACCGCCGCCCTGGCGGCAGCCCTCGACGCGGCCCCGGCGGAGCACGTCACGCTGGACCTGTCGGGTCTGCGCCACATCGACGTCGCGGCACTGGCCGGCCTGGCCCGCGCGGCGGCCCGGCGGCCGGCCGGGCTCCCCGTCCGGCTCCTCGGGGCTCCTCCCACGGCCCGGCGCATGCTGGAACTCTTCCCCGAGCTGGGCCGCATCCTGAAGGTGGACCAGGCATGA
- a CDS encoding STAS domain-containing protein, translated as MVSQPFSAVLSDGREGVTVVSFSGDIDLTAEPEVRRALADATGADAPRAVVDLSRVSFMDSTGFNLLIDAHLRATARNGWVRVATLPPVVQHVFRALSLDEVISAYPTLGEALAA; from the coding sequence GTGGTGTCCCAGCCGTTCTCCGCCGTGCTCTCCGACGGGCGTGAGGGTGTCACTGTGGTGTCCTTCAGCGGTGACATCGACCTGACGGCCGAACCCGAGGTGCGCCGGGCGTTGGCCGACGCCACCGGTGCGGACGCGCCCCGCGCGGTCGTCGACCTCAGTCGGGTGTCCTTCATGGACAGCACCGGTTTCAACCTGCTGATCGACGCGCACCTGCGGGCCACCGCCCGCAACGGGTGGGTGCGGGTGGCCACGCTGCCGCCGGTGGTCCAGCACGTGTTCCGGGCGCTGAGCCTGGACGAGGTGATCAGCGCCTATCCCACGCTGGGGGAGGCGCTCGCCGCCTGA
- a CDS encoding winged helix-turn-helix domain-containing protein has protein sequence MRGAAPEPHTGWTFLTNHARVLAAIAEDPNTRIRDIAAHCRLTERAVQKIISDLEQDGYLSHTRQGRTNTYRIEQGVPLRHPAEAEAGVTVAELLSVLARHDAQRGTHESDDAPAPAGRRDALASARGTG, from the coding sequence ATGCGGGGAGCAGCACCTGAGCCACACACCGGCTGGACGTTCTTGACGAATCACGCACGCGTCCTGGCCGCCATCGCCGAGGATCCGAACACCCGGATCCGTGACATCGCCGCCCACTGCCGGCTGACGGAGCGGGCGGTGCAGAAGATCATCAGCGATCTCGAACAGGACGGGTACCTGTCCCACACCCGCCAGGGCCGGACCAACACCTACCGCATCGAGCAGGGCGTCCCCCTGCGGCACCCGGCCGAGGCCGAGGCGGGCGTGACCGTGGCGGAGCTGCTGTCGGTGCTGGCCCGGCACGACGCTCAGCGCGGCACCCACGAATCCGACGACGCCCCCGCCCCCGCCGGCCGCCGGGACGCCCTGGCCTCCGCCCGGGGAACGGGCTGA